TGATGATCATGACCATGAACAAGATCACGAGGCTGAACATGAGGATGGCGACCCGCATATTTTTTTGGATCCGGCCCGTAGTATAGACGTTGCGGAGAATATTAAACATACACTTATCGAGTTGCGGCCGGAACAGGAAGCTTATTTTACGGAAAACTATGAAGCGCTACGTGATGACCTGGAAACGCTCGATCAAACGTTGGAATCGACGTTTGCAGAGGCCGATCGTGATGAGTTGATTGTCTCCCATGCTGCTTATGGCTACTGGGAAGATCGCTACGGATTAGAACAATTGAGCGTTCTAGGTCTTTCCCCTAATGAAGAGCCGTCCCAGTCAGAGCTTGCCGAAATCGAAAATCGCTGAAGAAGAGGATATCGGCTACGTCGTTTTTGAAAATAACGTGAACAGTTCCGTCACCGAAGTGATTCAGGAGGAAATCGGCGCAGAAAGTCTGGTGCTTCGAAACTTGGAATCCATTTCCGAAGAAGACATGGAGAATAATGAAGACTATTTCAGCATAATGGGGAAAAATATTGAGACGTTGGAGACAGCGTTGAATGAGTAGGGGAGCGCTTGGAGGAAGCTTCATTTGGAAAGTTCCTGGCCTTTTCCAGCGCATCTGAGAAGAAGGCGTCTATTCAAGGAGCGCCGGGTCCTCGTTTGTGAAAATAAAAATAAGAAGTGCCCGTTAAATGTGGGCTTAAAGAAAGTGAACTGAGATTGATTACAGCAAAAATGCCTGTCATTAGGATAGATGAAAAAATTTTAGGGGAAGTAAATGGGCTGATTTCTCCTACAACTCTTTGACAAAAGGAAACAGCCAAAAAAACAGCATTGATACGGTTTCTTGGCTGTTTTTGTTCATTTCAAATGCAAAACTTAGGAATATTATTGCTTCAAATCGCTTGGAGCATCATCCTTGGCTATTTGTCTTCATTTTGTCTTCATTCGTACCTCTTCTTATTTCTTTTCCCTTTTCTTATTCTTGTTCTTTTTCTTCGGTGAATCATCGGATAAATACCTGATCCTAGATAAGCCTGTTTTTCTTCGATAAATGATAGTGATGACAGCACCGACAATTAAAACAATGGAAATGACTTGTGCAGTACGCAGGAAGTCAAAGATCATTAAACTGTCCGTACGTAATCCTTCGATGAAGAAGCGTCCAAATGAGTACCAAATAACGTACGTGAGAAAAAGGTCACCACGCCTCATGTTGACTCTTCGTAAATAAAGAAGAATTCCAACCCCGATGAAACTCCAAATGGATTCATATAGAAAAGTTGGATGATAGTAGCTGCCATCAATGAACATTTGATTGATAATCCAATCGGGAAGCATAAGATTTTCAAGAAATTCTCTCGATACCTCTCCGCCATGAGCCTCTTGGTTTATAAAATTGCCCCAGCGTCCAATGGCTTGCCCAAGTAAAATACTCGGGGCTGCAATATCTGCAACTTTCCAAAAAGAAAAGCCTCGAATTTTTGCAAATACATACCCAGTAAGAACGCCACCAACTAGCCCACCGTGGATCGCAAGGCCACCTTCCCAGATTGCAATTATTTGTCCTGGGTTTTCCAAATAATAATCCAAGTTGAAGATGACATAATACATCCTTGCAAAAACCAGTGCAACTGGAACTGCCCAGATGAGTAAATCCGCGAAAAAGTCTTTTGGAAGTCCACGACGTATGGCTTCACGGTTGGCTAATACGTACCCTAGTAAGGCACCAAGAATGATAATAACGCCATACCAATATATCGGCCAGCCGAAGATTTCAAAGGCAACGGGGTTTAATGGTTGTACATTAGAAAGCAGCATTTTTTCACTCATTTCTGGCATTTGATCAAAAATTCCCTGACCTTGACAATAAGTTCTATGAGAATTTTCTTTCCCAAATAGATGGTTTTACCTGCGTAATAGCATTAAGGTATTTACAAATTCCCTTTAAAAAACTACGACTTACGTTAAGACAAAAATGTGGAGAAATAATGAAGAACTCCCTTTGTCACAAAAATGTGACCCTATATTACACGCAATATAAGATCACAAAATCATACCATCATATTAATGGTCATCAAACGGTGGCCATGGGGTTTTACACGTTAGCAAAATAAATCAGGATAGGCGATGTTAGTATTTAATTTGTTTTCAGTGGCCCTTCCCAAACGGCCATTCCTCCACCAAAATTGGCAACATCATCAAATCCTTGATTAACAAGAAAGTCCGCACTATCAACCCCCATGCTCCCTGTGTGGCAAATTAAGATGATCCGGTTGTCATCGCTCAATTCGTTATAACGTTGTTGAAATTTATCGTAAGGAATATGAATCGCACCGGGGATATGTCCTTCGTCGTAAAGCTCTTTTTCACGCAAGTCAACCAATTCAACGTTTGCCTCACCAATCTCTGCACTCACCTCGTTTTGGTTAATCTCTATCCACTCCCCTGCTTCCTCGGCTTCAGGTTCAACCGTAAATGGGTTAAACGTTAGAAAAAACACTAAAGTTATTACCGTCAAAACAATGGGCATGATATATTTACCCCGCAATTGCTTCCCCCCTGTATAAGTATCCAGATGATGAAGTTATTGACCCTTGAACATTCAATGTATGCCCTTACTGAGGAATCATTGTGTTTATCTCCTTTTATCATTTCTCATCTTTCCTCATAGTTCTAGTGTAGGTGAAAAAAGTGAAGAAATAATGAAGTATTCTTATGAAAGATGCCCCAGGATCGTTTTGAAGAAAAAGCTGCCCGGTGTTCCAGATCTCCATAGTTTTTTCATACATTTTTTATATACTAATAAAAAAGCGTAAGGAAAGGAATGAAAGAAAAGGAATGAGCCGAGCGATCAAAAAACATATTTTCTTGTTCTTTGTAACCGTGGCACTTATGGCTTTCTTTCTTTTTTTAAGAGGAGAATGGGATCCGATGCATGCCTGGAACCGTGCTTTTGCCGACATATCTGTTCTTTACATCGTAGCGATTCTCCTTCTTGGATCATCTTCAAAGTTTAGCAACAGCATGAAATTATTGCTGCACTGGAGGAAACAGCTAGGGATTTGGGTGGCCATAACGGCTTTTGCTCATGTTTACATTATTTTTGATGGTTGGATTATGTGGGACTTCATGAGGCTGTTCTTTGTCTTCAATCCCATGACAAATAGTTATGACACTCACCCAGGATTTGCCATTGGTAATCTTATTGGCATAGTGGCTTTGATTTATTTATTTGCACTTTTCATGACCTCAAATAAAAAGAGTATAAAAATGCTTGGCCAAGAGAGTTGGAAATATCTCCAACAGCGTGTGCACATATATTATATATTGGTCGTTCTGCACACGGTTTATTTCTTGTTCTTTCACATCCCGTTACCCAATTTTGCTCGAATTCCATTTCTATTTTTAGTTGTTATAGTGTGGGCTGTACATATCTTTGGCTTTGTTAAAGTCCTTTCGGAGAGGAATCAAAAAAATTAGCTAGTTTGAAACCTAAATAAATGACAATCTCCATTGGAATGATACAAAAAGCCTTACATAGAGATGCGAATTGGAAGTTATAAATTCCCAACAAATGGAGTGATGTGCAGTGGGACAAGATGTGTGGTTTGCCCTTGGCCTGACGTTGATCGCTGGGCTTCTCGGCGGGGTCATGATTTATGTATCTTTCGTGGAGATTTTTTCTGAAGCTCAGGATGCCTTAACAAGCGCTATAGGGGAGCAGATCGGAAGTTGGCTGACGGTGGGCGGATTCTTTGCCGGTATGTTGCTGGTTGCGTTGATCGACAAGCTTGTTCCTAATCAAGGCAACCCTCATGAAGTGAAAAAAGTGGAAGAGATGAATCAATCTCCCCAATCAGCCAGATCAAAAAACCCGGAATTAATGAGAATGGGGAGTTTCACCGCACTTGCTATAACCATCCACAACTTTCCGGAAGGTATTGCCACATTTACCGCGGCTTTACAAGAACCTACGCTCGGCGTTGCCATAGCGATCGCAGTTGCCCTTCACAATATCCCGGAAGGCATCACGGTATCTGTCCCCATGTATTATGCAACAGGAAGCAGAAAGAAAGCACTTTTGTATTCATTTTTGTCAGGATTATTAGAGCCCCTCGGTGCAGTGGTCGCATTTATGGTCTTGATGCCTTTCTTAAATGATATTCTGTTCGGCATCGTATTTGCTTCCGTTGCTGGGATTATGGTTTTTATCTCATTGGATGGGCTCATTCCTACGGCCAAAAAATATAATAAAGAGCATTCCTCGATTTATGGGTTCCTACTCGGTATGGCTGTCATGGCGTTTAGCTTGCAGTTGCTTTTCTGAAAGAGGAAAAAAGCTGCCTTGTGATTATGTTATTTTATAGTGTGCACTTTTCAGCCGGATTAACTTATTCATGTTTGTGAAATAGTTTTCCTCAACGATCTGGTGTTTAATATACATTACCCCCCTAATGCATTTTTAAATTTATCATATGTTGATATTGCAGCCATAAAATAGTGATAAAGGACAAGGAGCATGATTAAATGATTACGGGGTATATGTATATTGTTTGTTTCTTATCCATACATCTGGGTTTAATTTGTTCCATTTATTTTTTTAGCAGATATAAAGGTAGCCTTATGGTCAATATGATGATGACCATGGCTTTGGCCATGGTATTTGGCTTGTCATTAGGTTTTTTCTTCGGAATTGTTCTTCATGGAGATTTGTTATATTCGACCTTGTTCAGCATAACCTTTGCTGGAATCACCGGATTTATTCTCGGTATACGCTTACATGTGCTAGCGAGTATTGAAGGGCTTTTTTCCGGGATCATGGCAGGTATGATGGGAACAATGGTTGTAGAAATGCTCACGATTTCAGAAGGGGCAGCTCTCCTATTGATCAGCTTGTTATTGCTAATGGGTACAACGATGTTTTGTATTCGCCACGTCCTTCAGGAAACATTTTCTACATTTGTTCAAAAATATGATTATGTCCTGCTCGTTGCAACGTGTATGTTAATGCTACTCACATTCTGGACCTTTCCCTTTTCAAATATGGAAAATCAGCCATCTCCGCAACACGAGGAAAACCATCATATGATGATAGGAAAGGAACCAAGTAAGGAGAAAAAACAAGCCTGCAAAGCTGATCCCAATACCTACGGAGGATACTAAAAAGGGATAGAATATTAAGAATAAGTTTATAATGAGTAGAGAAGCCCCTCGAACGTGAGGGGTTTCTAATTGATTAGTGGTATTTGTCCCGAGTGGTGGAGGATGCACAGGGTATTTATTTCATCTTGAGCGTCTGGGCATTGATCGCTACGATAACGGTACTCAGTGACATGAGGACCGCACCTAAAGCTGGATCAAGCAGGAATCCCCATCCGGCGAGCACACCTGCCGCGAGCGGGATCGCAACGATGTTGTAGCCAGCAGCCCACCAAAGGTTTTGAATCATCTTGCGATAAGTGACTCTTGACAGATCGACAATGGATACAACATCGAGTGGATCGCTATTGACGAGCACTACATCGGCTGTTTCCATAGCGACATCTGTTCCGGCTCCAACGGCTACGCCAAGATCAGCATTTGCAAGTGCTGGAGCATCATTAATGCCATCCCCGGTCATGCCGACCCGTTTCCCATCTTTCTTCAATTCTTTAACTTTTTCCGCCTTCTGATGTGGGAGAACTTCGGCAATGACTTGATCAATTCCAATTTGTTTGGCCACTTCTTGGGCCACTTGTTCGTTATCTCCGGTTAGCATCACCGTTTCCATGCCGATTTGGTGCAAGCGATCAATAGCCTCTTTTGCGGATTCTTTAACAGCATCAGCTAAGGCAATCGCACCGAGCAATGTTTGCTCCTGAAGGACAAAAACAACGGTCTTGCCTGTTTCCGAGAGTTTGGATAAGCGCTCCTTATCATAACTGATCCCTTCTCTTTGCAGATGCCCCGGGCTGACGATCGAAATAACCTTCCCATCAACGTTTCCGGTAATTCCTGCCCCTGTTATTGAATCAAAGTCCTCCGGTTGGGGAATGTCGATATTCTTTTCTTTTCCTTTTGCTACAATGCCGGCAGCGATTGGGTGCTCTGATTGAGACTCCAACGATGCCGCCAATCTTAGCAACTCCTCTTCGGATACGTTGTTTTCTACCGGGATAATGTCTGTTACTCCGAACTCCCCGTGCGTTAATGTTCCGGTCTTGTCAAATATCATTGTGTCGACCCTTCGGGCGCTTTCAAATCCGATGCGGTTTCGAATGAATAACCCTTTTTCAGCCGAAATTCCTGTGGAACGTGCAGCCACTAATGGAATCGCGAGACCAAGGGCGTGCGGACAAGAAATAACAAGTACCGTGACCATCCGAGTAACCGCAAAATTCGTATCCACACCAAGGGCCATCCAAGTGCTGAAGGTCACGATTCCGGCAACAACAGCGACGTAGAACAGTAGACTGGCGGCACGGTCTGAAAGCATTTGGGTTCTTGATTTACTTTCCTGTGCCTCTTTGACCAGTTGTACCACTTGCGATAAATATCCTTCATCGCTCGTTTTGGAGACTTCGATTGTCAAGGAACCGGATGAGTTGATCGATCCGCCGATGACTTCGTCTCCATCACTTTTTTCAACAGGCTCGGATTCCCCGGTAAGCATCGATTCATTGATCGAGGATTTTCCATTTAGAATATGGCCATCCGCCGGTATTTTCTCGCCTGGTTTAATAAGCAGACGGTCGCCCTTTTTAAGATCAGAAACAGAGACGGTTATGACTTGATCGTTCTCATCGAGCTTATTGGCTTCTTGAGGCATGAGTTCTACAAGGGATTCAAGTGAGTCGGATGCTTTCATCACGGATTTCATCTCAATCCAGTGACCAAGAAGCATGATGGCAACCAATGTGGCGAGCTCCCAGAAGAAATCCATCCCTTCAAGACCAAAGACTGTAGCTGCACTGTAGACGTACGCAACGGAGATAGCAAACCCGATGAGGGTCATCATTCCCGGGGATTTGTCTTTAATCTCGCTCACAAGCCCCGTTAAAAATGGCCAACCCCCGTAGACGAAAACAATAGTTGCCAAGATGAGTTCAACGGCTGTATCGCCGGGAAATGCAACGGTATAGTTAAAGAACATCTGAATCATATCGGACAATATGATAATAGGTATTGCCAGAATAACCGTGACAAAAAAGCGTTTTTTAAAGTCGGCCATCATATCTCCATGATCGCCATGCCCGTGATGACCATGGCCGGAATGGCCACCATCGCCACCGTGATGATCATGGTCGTCATGCGCATGGTGGCTATGATGATTGTGATGATCATGACCATGATGATTATGGCCGTGATGATCTTCTTTGTGGTGAGTATGATGATCTTGATCCTTGTGATGGTGCTGTTCATGCTCGTGATGATCCTTTTTGGACATTTTATCTCCTCCTTGTAAATATTATACCCCGTATAGGTATAATTGAAACACACTTATGATACCCCGTCAACATAGCATTCGCAATTGTCATGCCTTTTATAACTCGTGCTTCTGAACTTTCGTGACAATAAATAAAGAAAAAATATGCCCAAGAAGGGTATCCAAACGTGGATGTAGGTTTTGATAAAGTGAAAATTTGTGCTTTACATACCTTATAGGGGTATTGTATATTCTTTTCAGAAGCTATTATGATTTGTGTGTTTTTCATTCGCCCTAAACGGGAGGTGGGAGTGGATGGATTTAAATGGTTTTGGTCACCACTTACTGCTTTGCAATGGGAAATCTTGCATAAGAAACGGTGCCGAAGCAGTTACCAAGGCGATACGAAAAGACATTCATGATCAAAACTTAACGTATACAATACACACGACAAAAACGTTGTGTAATGGTCAATGCAAACATGGTCCTATTGTTGTTTTATACCCTCAAGGGTATTGGTATCGTTCCATGACACCGACGCTTGGGAAAGCACTCGTGGGAAGCATCGTTACCCACCATCCGTTGAAACAATCTCTTCTTTATTCATACGCACGCAAAGGATTTCGATCAGAGCTTTTCTAACGAGGAGAAGGAGATGAAAACAAGTGGAACAAAAAGAAGCGTCCCTACAAATCGCAGGCATGACCTGTGCGGCTTGCGCCACAAAAATTGAGAAAGGCCTTGCCAAAATCGACGGGGTTAGTGAAGCAAATGTGAATTTTGCGATGGAAAAAACCAATGTTGTTTACGATCCCGATCAGACGGATCTCCAAGATTTTGAAGAAAAAATTGATAAACTTGGATATCAAGTGATTCATGAAAATCAAACCTTTGATATTTCGGGCATGACCTGTGCGGCTTGTGCGACAAAAATTGAAAAAAAGCTATCAAAAATGGAAGGAGTCTCTTCGGCAACGGTTAACTTTGCCATGGAGAATGTTTCTGTCGAATACGATGAAGGTCAAGTTACCGTCGGAGATATGATGGAAGGGATCCGCAAATTAGGATATACCCTTAAACCACAAAAGTCGCGGGACGAAACGGTGAGTAGAAAAGACAACGAAATACGCAAGCAAACCGGCAAATTTGTTTTCTCGGCGATATTAACATTGCCACTGCTTTGGACAATGGTGGCCCACTTTGAGTTTATGTCGTTCCTCTATTTGCCAGATATGCTCATGAATCCATGGGTGCAGCTAGCGCTTGCGGCCCCCGTACAATTCTTCGTTGGCGCCCAGTTTTACAGTGGTTCCTACAAAGCCTTGAAAAACAAAAGTGCAAACATGGATGTATTGATTGCGCTTGGGACGACGGCGGCCTTTTTATACAGTGTCTTCTTGGGTTGGGAATGGTACGCCACCGGCCAACAAGGGATGCCGGAGCTTTACTTTGAGACTGCAGCTGTGATCATTACGCTCGTGGTCCTCGGGAAACTGTTTGAAGTACGTGCCAAAGGACGCACGAGCAAAGCGATTGAAAAGTTGCTCGGAATGCAAGCCAAAACGGCACGCATCATTCGTAATGGCGAGGAAATGGAAGTCGCTATTGAAGAAGTGCTTGTGGGAGACACGGTTATGGTGCGCCCTGGAGAGAAAGTGCCGGTGGACGGAAAGATTTATGAAGGGCAATCGGCCATGGATGAATCGATGATCACCGGTGAAAGTATTCCGATTGACAAGAAACAAGGAGACGAGGTCATCGGGGCAACGATCAATAAGAATGGGCTTCTCAAAATCGAAGCTACGAAAGTCGGGAAAGATACGGCGCTTTCCCAAATTGTGAAAGTTGTGGAAGAAGCGCAAGGAAGCAAGGCGAATGTCCAACGGATGGTTGATAAAGTGTCAGGGATTTTTGTGCCTGTCGTTGTCTTGATTGCCATTACAACATTTCTTGTTTGGTATTTCGTGATCAATCCCGGAGATTTGCGTTCAGCGTTAGTGCCCCTCATTACGATCCTTGTCATCGCTTGCCCCTGTGCGCTTGGATTAGCAACACCAACATCCATTATGGCAGGTACGGGTCGCTCTGCTGAAAATGGTGTGCTCTTTAAGGGCGGCGAGCACTTGGAAAACACACGTGGGATCCAAACGATCATACTTGATAAGACGGGAACGGTGACAAAGGGAGAACCTGCATTGACCAATGTCAAAGTAGTCCCTGATTTCAATGAGGAATCGGTGCTTGCAATCGTCGGTGCCGTAGAAAAAAACTCGGAGCACCCCCTTGCAGAAGCGATGGTCAAAGGCATTGAGGAAAAGGGAATTCCATTGCGAGAGAGCGAAGATTTCGAAGCGTTGCCAGGATATGGGGTGCGTGCCTTTGTCGACGGAGACGAAATCATTATCGGGACACGCAAACTCATGCAAACATCATCCGTCCCGATCGGATCTTCTGGTGAAGAGATGTCTGGCCTTGAGAAAGAAGGAAAGACAGCGATGCTTATTGCTATTGACGGTAAGTATGCCGGGATGATTGCCGTTGCCGATACGGTGAAAGAAACGTCCAAAGCAGCGATTCAACGGATGCATGACCTCGGCTTAGAAGTGGCCATGCTGACGGGAGATAACCAGCAAACGGCCGAAGCGATCGGCAATCAAGTCGGGATTGACCGTGTGATTGCGGAAGTGGTCCCGGAACAAAAAGCCGAAGAAATTAAAAAGATCCAAGACCAAGGCAAAAAAGTTGCCATGGTTGGCGATGGCATCAACGATGCACCGGCACTCGCGGTCGCCGATATTGGGATGGCGATCGGAACGGGGACGGATGTGGCGATTGAATCCGCCGATATTACGCTTATGCGCGGCGACTTGCACAGTGTGGCTGATAGCGTTCAGCTCAGTACAAAAACGTTTCGCAACATTAAGCAGAATCTGTTCTTTGCCTTCTTTTATAATACGGCATCCATTCCAGTTGCCGCAGCCGGTCTACTTGCTCCATGGGTGGCCGGGGCAGCAATGGCCTTCAGTTCGGTATCCGTTGTATTGAATGCCTTGCGTTTGCAACGTTTGAAGTTAAGCCGATAAGGAGGAAAGAACATGAAAGTTAAACACTGGGCGCTCGTGGGGGTCTTGTATGTGGCGGTTGTTATTGGCAGCTACACGGCCATCACGGGTGATAACCCGTTAGAGAGCAATGACATGCATGAAGATCACGGAAGTAGTGAAGAAGTATATGAGAGCCATGAAGTATCATCAGCGTATACTTGAGGAGGACGAAGTAATGGATGATCACCAAAACCACCAAACTGCTGGAGAATCCGAAGTCCATACCGATGTTTCCTATCACAATGGCGAAGCCCGTGTTCAGCTGGAGGATGTACACGGAACGGTACCTGAACTAGAAGAAACCCACGAAGAAACGATGCATTTAATCATCGTCTCCAATGACCTGGAAGACTTTATCCACCTTCATCCTGAACGCGTGGAGGATGGGGTTTATGCCGCGTCTATAAAACTTGAAGACGGTCGTTACCAAGCCTTTGTCGATATTGCTCCGAAGGATCGAAACTATGTTGTCCAACCGAATGACCTTCAGGTAGGCGAAGAGGATCAGCCCAATCCCTCAGCTTCCCTCTCGGCGAGTAAAGATCGGACTCAAGATATCGATGGGAAGACGGTCACCTTGGAAGCAGAAGGTTTGAGCACCAACGGTCCTACGACGCTAGACTTTTATTTGCATGGTGAAGATCCGGAACCCTATTTGGGGGGCCTAGGACATGTGGTCATTCTTGATGAAGCTGCGGAGACATTTATTCATGTTCACCCGACTTCAGAAAATGGGACCACTTTTGAAACCCATATTAATCACCCGGGGCTGTATAAGGTATGGACGGAGTTCAAATATGAGGATGTTGGTGTTATTACGTTTCCATTTATCATTCAAGTGGAGGAATGAGAGGAGGATCATTATGTATGAACTCGAGCTATATACGCATCCACTTTGTTCCGACTGCAAAGAAAGTAAAGCGTACTTGGACGAACAAAATGTGCTTTACACGGAGTATGACGTAAGCAAAGCAGCCGAGAAAGAAGATGACTTAAAAAAACAAACCGGATCGAAAGTTGTACCGGGTTTTGTTTTCACCAAAAAGTCACTGCTGGGAAAAATGAAAAAACCACTAGTCTTTACTGGATTTGAGCGCAATGCATCTGAGATAAAATCGTTGATTCAAAAGATGTGATTTTACTGTAAACTAGGAGTGGATCAGCACATGATTACCGTGTATACATCATCAAGTTGTTTGTCATGCCGGAAGACAAAGGATTGGTTACGAGAACATCGGCTTCCCTTTCGTGAAATAGATATAACGAAAACGAAACTGACCATCGATGAGGTCAAACACATTTTTTCATTGACAGAGAACGGTATCGATGATGTCATTTCCAGACAATCGAAGGCTTTTGCAGAATTGGCGCTCGACATGGAAGGTTTATCTTTGCATACACTCTTCCAAATCATTTGTAAATATCCATCGCTTTTAAAACGACCGATTATTATGGATGATAAGCAGTTGCTCGCTGGCTATCATGAGGAGGAGATCCGCCGCTTTCTCCCACGATCTGTTCGAAACCAATTAAAGGAGGGGATATATGTGTAGGCAATGACGTTAGAATAAAATGATACCATGCATTGCAAACACGTGCCGAAAGTTATTTAGCTATACAAGAGATACGAAAGGAGCAAAAAATCATGAAGGATATGACATTAAACGTACAAGGGATGTCTTGTGGTCATTGTGTAAACTCCATTGAAGGTAATGTCGGCAACCTAAATGGCGTAGATAATGTGAAGGTTCATTTAAGTGAAGGAAAAGTAGATGTCACCTTTGATCCGAACAAAGTAGATCTGGAAAAAATAACAGAAGAGATTGAAGATCAGGGATATGATGTAGCCTAAATATTAAAAGTGGAGGGATCGCGCGCGTAAGTGCACGGTCCCTTTAACCAATGAACGAGGAGGTAAAACGTATGTCAGCACAAGAAAAAGGAACTGTTCAGCCAAACAAACAAGAATTACTCAATCGCTTGAAACGTATTGAAGGTCAAGTGCGTGGGGTGCAAAAGATGATTGATGAGGATAAGTATTGCGTAGATATCCTCAATCAAATTTCGGCGATTCAGTCAGCCATGAAAAAGGTGAGTATTTCTTTGATGGAAGATCATACAAACCACTGTGTCGCCAATGCCATTCAAGAAGGCAACAAGGAGGAGATGATCGATGAATTGATGGATGTCATGAAGCGATTAATGTGAATGTAAAACGAGGCGCTTAAGTTGAATAAGAATTAGCGCCTGTTTTCCTTTTTAAAGCCAGATTCTTGAATAAGAGTGCTACCCGATGGGAATTGCAGAAAAATAAATTTCCACTTTATAATGAAATTAGTGATAATAATTTATATTTATGGATTTGGAGTGAGAAAAATAGAAAATTTGGTATCAACGATTGTTACATCTACTGCAGCTCTCGTTGCAAATCTACACGATCTTAAAATAAGCGTGAGCAACAGTAAACATCTTTTTTATCACAAATGTCGCTTGCAATCACTGTATTAATGTGAACAGTGAATAAACCAATATTTGAAATAGCCGCATCTTTCTTCACGGCGTCAAAAGTGAAGAACTTTATTTTCACCTAACAACTATGTGACACTAACGAGCGCTTGTATGGTTGGATATATCGGGAGGATCAAATATCATGTTTCCGAGTTTTTGTGCAGCTGTTTCTTGCAATCCTGGCATTAAATGCGAGTAAGTGTCGATTGTAACTTGGATTGAATTGTGACCTAATCTTTCTTGAACAATTTTAGGATGGAACCCTAACTTTAGTAAATGTGTTGCATGTGTGTGCCTTAATTCATGGAATGTAATGGGT
The Salicibibacter kimchii DNA segment above includes these coding regions:
- a CDS encoding glutaredoxin family protein: MYELELYTHPLCSDCKESKAYLDEQNVLYTEYDVSKAAEKEDDLKKQTGSKVVPGFVFTKKSLLGKMKKPLVFTGFERNASEIKSLIQKM
- the spx gene encoding transcriptional regulator Spx, which codes for MITVYTSSSCLSCRKTKDWLREHRLPFREIDITKTKLTIDEVKHIFSLTENGIDDVISRQSKAFAELALDMEGLSLHTLFQIICKYPSLLKRPIIMDDKQLLAGYHEEEIRRFLPRSVRNQLKEGIYV
- the copZ gene encoding copper chaperone CopZ; translated protein: MKDMTLNVQGMSCGHCVNSIEGNVGNLNGVDNVKVHLSEGKVDVTFDPNKVDLEKITEEIEDQGYDVA
- a CDS encoding metal-sensitive transcriptional regulator; this translates as MSAQEKGTVQPNKQELLNRLKRIEGQVRGVQKMIDEDKYCVDILNQISAIQSAMKKVSISLMEDHTNHCVANAIQEGNKEEMIDELMDVMKRLM